The following are from one region of the Veillonella nakazawae genome:
- the obgE gene encoding GTPase ObgE produces the protein MFIDRARVFVKAGDGGDGMSSFRREKYVPNGGPSGGDGGKGADVIFKADKNINTLVDFRYKRQFKAPAGGNGESSNKHGRGSEPLIIPVPLGTVIKEEETGKIFCDLVNDGDTFVIAKGGRGGRGNARFQTSANRAPTFAEKGEPGEEFWLQLELKVLADVGLLGYPSVGKSSILRKVSKAQPEVAAYHFTTLTPVLGVVTISGDRSFVLADIPGLIEGASEGVGLGHNFLRHVERTNILIHVLDVSGMEGRDPKIDFDAINEELRKYSEKLANKKQIVALNKIDMVFDDTTIPDTKKYFEDKGYEVFLINALSGEGLPELMERAYYYVENYEPEPEATDDTVVYEAKPDVEFVITRGDDAAFYITGKRIERLVAMTNLSDDQSLRRFQRIWRFMELDAKLKEKGCKDGDEVVIGDQRFTFQE, from the coding sequence ATGTTTATAGATAGAGCGCGTGTCTTTGTTAAGGCCGGTGACGGTGGGGATGGCATGTCTAGCTTCCGCCGTGAGAAATACGTGCCAAATGGCGGCCCTAGTGGCGGCGATGGTGGTAAAGGGGCAGACGTTATTTTTAAAGCGGACAAGAATATTAATACTCTTGTAGACTTTAGATATAAACGTCAGTTTAAGGCGCCTGCTGGTGGTAATGGTGAAAGCTCTAACAAGCATGGTCGCGGTTCTGAGCCACTGATTATCCCGGTTCCGTTGGGCACTGTAATTAAAGAAGAAGAAACAGGTAAAATTTTCTGTGACCTCGTTAACGATGGCGATACATTTGTTATTGCTAAAGGTGGTCGTGGGGGCCGTGGTAATGCACGCTTCCAAACAAGTGCTAACCGTGCACCGACATTTGCAGAAAAAGGTGAACCTGGTGAAGAGTTCTGGTTACAACTAGAACTAAAAGTATTGGCTGACGTTGGTTTATTAGGGTACCCATCTGTAGGTAAATCTAGTATTTTACGTAAGGTTTCTAAAGCTCAACCAGAGGTTGCGGCTTATCACTTTACTACATTGACACCTGTACTTGGGGTAGTAACAATCTCTGGGGACCGTAGTTTTGTACTAGCTGATATCCCTGGCCTTATTGAAGGTGCTAGCGAAGGTGTTGGTCTAGGACATAACTTCTTGCGTCACGTAGAACGGACTAACATTTTAATTCACGTCCTTGATGTATCTGGTATGGAAGGACGCGATCCAAAAATTGATTTTGATGCTATTAACGAAGAACTTCGTAAATATTCTGAAAAATTAGCCAATAAAAAACAAATTGTTGCACTCAATAAGATTGATATGGTCTTTGATGATACAACAATTCCTGATACAAAAAAATATTTTGAAGATAAAGGCTACGAAGTCTTCCTTATCAATGCATTAAGTGGTGAAGGTTTACCAGAGCTCATGGAACGAGCATACTACTATGTAGAAAACTACGAGCCAGAACCGGAAGCAACTGATGATACAGTAGTATACGAAGCAAAACCAGATGTAGAATTCGTTATCACTCGTGGTGACGATGCTGCATTCTATATTACAGGTAAACGTATTGAACGTTTAGTAGCAATGACAAATTTAAGTGATGATCAATCTCTTCGTAGATTCCAACGCATTTGGCGCTTTATGGAGCTAGATGCTAAATTAAAAGAAAAAGGTTGTAAAGACGGTGATGAAGTTGTGATTGGCGATCAACGCTTTACATTCCAAGAGTAG
- the ftsX gene encoding permease-like cell division protein FtsX translates to MKPRTLKYFFKEALKSMKRNGLMTLASISTVALSLFMLGVFLCGVINLNNMASSLENQVQLSIYLKDGLTTDQIMAVGKQIKAIPNLKHLEFVNKEQAMKEFKARLGDQQQLVNALGDVNPLPNSYVLTFDNPSDVKATAKLATTFQGVESTHYGQDIVEELFRITQVIRIGGIVLIAFLAAATLFIISNTIRLTVFARRKEIAIMKYVGATNGFIRWPFLIEGMLLGLVGAIIAVLCVGEFYHFITMEVSESLAFFPLVPMFPFFYDVAIYILVGGIIVGAIGSTISLKQYMKV, encoded by the coding sequence ATGAAGCCTAGAACATTGAAATACTTTTTTAAAGAAGCCCTCAAATCTATGAAGCGTAACGGTCTTATGACGTTAGCATCTATTTCTACAGTGGCTTTATCTCTATTTATGCTTGGTGTATTCCTTTGCGGTGTTATCAATTTGAATAACATGGCATCTAGCTTAGAAAACCAAGTTCAATTGAGCATTTATTTAAAAGATGGTTTAACAACTGACCAAATTATGGCGGTAGGTAAGCAAATTAAAGCTATACCAAATCTTAAGCATTTGGAGTTTGTTAATAAAGAGCAAGCTATGAAGGAATTCAAAGCTCGTCTTGGTGATCAACAACAATTAGTAAATGCCCTAGGTGATGTAAATCCATTGCCAAATTCTTACGTATTAACCTTTGATAATCCTAGTGATGTTAAGGCCACAGCTAAATTAGCTACTACATTCCAAGGTGTTGAAAGTACACATTATGGTCAAGATATTGTGGAAGAACTCTTCCGTATAACTCAAGTTATCAGAATTGGTGGTATCGTATTAATTGCATTCTTAGCAGCAGCTACATTATTCATCATTTCTAATACAATTCGTTTGACTGTGTTCGCTCGTCGTAAAGAAATTGCCATTATGAAATATGTAGGTGCAACAAATGGCTTTATCCGTTGGCCATTCTTGATAGAAGGCATGTTATTAGGTTTAGTTGGAGCTATTATTGCCGTTCTTTGTGTAGGTGAATTCTACCATTTTATTACTATGGAAGTTTCTGAGTCTTTAGCATTCTTCCCATTAGTACCAATGTTCCCATTCTTCTATGATGTGGCTATCTATATTTTAGTTGGCGGTATTATAGTAGGTGCTATTGGTAGTACAATTTCTTTAAAACAATACATGAAGGTGTAA
- the ftsE gene encoding cell division ATP-binding protein FtsE: MIEFKNVSKVYDNGSVALDDVCLTINDGEFVLICGHSGAGKSTLFKLLTHEVVPDAGTVIVDDFDVTRMKRSKIPKLRRKLGVVFQDFRLLPNKTVSENIAFALEVIEEKPKVIKEKVSHVLELVGLTDKANDLPEDLSGGEQQRVAIARAIVNRPSVLIADEPTGNLDPDTSKGIVDLFKHINNFGTTVIMVTHNMDLVSYLNKRVIRLKDGRVLSDNMRGAEINEA, encoded by the coding sequence ATGATTGAATTTAAGAATGTTAGTAAAGTCTATGATAATGGTTCTGTTGCATTAGACGATGTGTGTTTAACTATAAATGACGGCGAATTTGTCCTCATTTGTGGTCATAGCGGTGCAGGGAAATCAACTCTATTTAAATTATTAACCCATGAAGTAGTACCTGACGCTGGTACTGTTATAGTTGATGATTTTGATGTTACGCGTATGAAGCGTAGTAAAATTCCAAAATTACGTAGAAAGCTTGGTGTTGTATTCCAAGATTTCCGGTTATTACCAAATAAAACGGTATCAGAAAATATTGCTTTTGCACTTGAAGTAATTGAAGAGAAACCAAAGGTAATTAAAGAAAAGGTAAGTCATGTACTAGAGCTTGTTGGGTTAACAGACAAGGCAAATGATTTACCAGAGGATCTATCTGGTGGTGAACAACAACGTGTTGCTATTGCCCGCGCCATTGTAAATCGACCTTCTGTGCTCATTGCTGACGAACCGACTGGTAATCTAGATCCTGATACAAGTAAAGGTATTGTAGATTTGTTTAAGCATATCAATAATTTTGGTACAACTGTTATTATGGTTACCCATAATATGGATCTTGTTTCGTATTTAAATAAACGTGTTATTCGTCTTAAAGATGGTCGCGTTCTAAGTGATAATATGAGAGGTGCTGAAATTAATGAAGCCTAG
- the proB gene encoding glutamate 5-kinase yields MRSAIIDAKRIVVKVGSSTLCYANGHLNLERIERLVRQLSDLANQGKEVILVSSGATGAGLAPLGFKEKPRDLVLKQAAAAVGQGILIHMYERMFREYGRTVGQILLTKEDSTGRHSYLNLRNTLHTLLQLNVIPIINENDVVAIEEFKIGDNDTLSATVAGIVDADLLIILSDIEGLYTANPATNPDATLIEVVSEITDETYAIAGGAGSNMGTGGMYTKIKAAHMATNSGVPMVITSGEVEDSVRRVCKGENIGTLFEAHDAGLSGKHHWLAFGKRLKGSITIDDGCARAVLDKGASILPAGIIDVDGAFGPGDTISIYHDGKEIGRGLINYGIEDMKAIKGHNTNDIAKILGINTTYDEAVHRNNLVLLH; encoded by the coding sequence ATGCGCAGTGCTATCATCGACGCAAAAAGAATAGTAGTTAAAGTAGGCAGTAGTACGTTATGTTATGCTAATGGACATTTAAACTTAGAGCGCATAGAAAGATTAGTACGCCAATTATCAGATTTAGCTAATCAAGGTAAAGAGGTTATCCTTGTTTCTTCTGGTGCAACGGGAGCTGGCCTTGCCCCTCTAGGATTTAAAGAAAAACCTAGAGACCTTGTTTTGAAACAAGCTGCTGCAGCAGTAGGACAAGGTATCCTCATCCATATGTATGAGCGTATGTTTCGTGAATATGGTCGTACAGTAGGTCAAATTCTATTAACAAAAGAAGATAGTACAGGCCGTCATAGTTATCTAAACTTGCGCAATACACTACATACGTTATTGCAACTCAATGTTATTCCTATTATCAATGAAAATGACGTAGTTGCTATTGAGGAATTTAAAATTGGTGATAATGATACTTTATCTGCTACTGTTGCAGGCATTGTAGATGCTGATTTGCTTATCATCTTATCCGATATTGAAGGATTATATACAGCTAATCCAGCAACTAATCCTGATGCAACATTGATAGAAGTCGTTTCCGAAATTACTGATGAAACCTATGCTATTGCAGGTGGAGCTGGATCTAATATGGGTACAGGTGGCATGTATACCAAGATAAAGGCAGCCCATATGGCTACAAACTCTGGCGTACCTATGGTAATTACATCCGGTGAAGTGGAGGATTCTGTGCGTCGCGTATGTAAGGGTGAAAATATTGGTACCCTCTTTGAAGCACATGATGCTGGCTTATCAGGAAAACATCACTGGCTTGCCTTTGGTAAACGATTAAAAGGATCAATCACTATTGATGATGGTTGCGCTCGTGCTGTATTAGATAAAGGTGCTAGCATTTTACCAGCTGGTATTATTGATGTAGATGGGGCATTTGGGCCTGGTGATACCATCTCTATTTACCATGATGGTAAAGAAATCGGTCGAGGTCTTATTAACTATGGCATCGAAGATATGAAGGCCATTAAAGGTCATAATACAAATGATATAGCTAAAATTTTAGGTATTAATACAACCTATGATGAAGCAGTACATCGTAATAATCTAGTTTTATTACATTGA
- a CDS encoding glutamate-5-semialdehyde dehydrogenase: MNQYEEICKDMGQRAKAASFELAQIDQGTLDSALLAIADAVEAQTDEIMAANQLDLDKSGDYNVPQTMIDRLTLTPNRIAQMAEGVRQVATLESPVGSVMETITRPNGLTIEKRAVPFGVIGIIFEARPNVTIDAGVLCLKTANATILRGGKEAFHTNQIIVSIMRNTLETLGITPDAIQLVEVLEREMVGVLLQQREYIDVVIPRGGAGLIRRVVNESSIPVIETGSGVCHTFVDEYANLDMALEIAINAKVQRPSVCNSMETLLVHQAVAAEFLPRLDVALQEYGVRIHGDNAVAQYMGNTIPLTDDSFNTEYNDMDLNVRIVDTLEEAIDHVNLYSTHHSEAIVTDEPMRAKVFMNLVDCSTVYHNASTRFTDGFEFGFGAEIGISTQKLHARGPMGLQALTSYKYFVFGEGQVRK; this comes from the coding sequence ATGAACCAGTATGAAGAAATTTGTAAAGATATGGGTCAAAGAGCTAAAGCGGCATCCTTTGAATTGGCTCAAATTGATCAAGGTACATTAGATTCTGCATTATTGGCAATCGCTGATGCTGTAGAAGCACAAACCGATGAAATTATGGCCGCTAATCAATTAGATCTAGATAAATCTGGCGATTATAATGTACCTCAAACCATGATTGATCGATTAACATTAACACCTAATCGTATTGCTCAAATGGCAGAAGGTGTTCGTCAAGTGGCGACTCTTGAAAGCCCTGTGGGATCTGTTATGGAAACGATTACACGTCCTAATGGCTTGACTATAGAAAAAAGAGCAGTACCTTTTGGTGTTATTGGTATTATTTTTGAAGCGCGCCCCAATGTGACTATCGATGCTGGTGTACTTTGTTTAAAAACTGCAAATGCTACTATATTGCGCGGTGGTAAAGAGGCATTCCATACTAACCAAATTATTGTGTCTATTATGCGCAATACCTTAGAAACACTAGGCATTACGCCAGATGCGATTCAACTCGTGGAGGTTCTAGAGCGAGAGATGGTTGGCGTATTACTGCAACAACGTGAATATATTGATGTTGTTATTCCACGTGGTGGAGCAGGACTCATTCGCCGTGTTGTTAATGAAAGTAGTATTCCTGTAATTGAAACGGGGAGTGGTGTATGTCATACCTTTGTCGATGAATATGCCAATCTAGATATGGCGTTAGAAATTGCTATTAATGCAAAGGTACAGCGTCCATCTGTATGTAACTCTATGGAGACTCTATTAGTACATCAAGCTGTAGCTGCTGAGTTTTTACCTCGTCTTGATGTAGCGTTACAAGAATATGGGGTACGAATTCACGGCGATAATGCTGTAGCTCAATATATGGGTAATACAATTCCTTTAACAGATGATTCTTTCAATACAGAATATAATGATATGGACTTAAATGTACGTATTGTTGATACTCTTGAGGAAGCAATCGATCATGTGAATTTATATTCTACACATCATTCAGAAGCTATAGTAACAGATGAACCAATGCGTGCAAAAGTATTTATGAACTTAGTAGATTGTTCTACAGTGTATCACAATGCATCAACTCGTTTTACTGATGGTTTTGAATTTGGTTTTGGTGCGGAAATTGGTATTAGCACCCAAAAGCTTCATGCTCGCGGACCAATGGGATTACAAGCACTAACATCTTATAAATACTTTGTATTTGGAGAAGGCCAAGTTCGAAAGTGA
- a CDS encoding transketolase family protein → MGKATREAYGNALARIGKENTNIIVLDADLSKSTKTDTFKNVCPERFFNVGIAEQNLISVGAGLAAAGKTPFVSSFAMFATGRAFEQIRNAVCYPKLNVKVCATHAGITVGEDGATHQSLEDISCMRTLPNMTVVVPADERETEAVVEWAASYDGPVYVRLGRAGVDDVTAEGYTFVPGKSTTLVEGSDVTIIACGALVGPAVEAAKTLAESNVSARVINMASIKPIDADAIVKAATETGAIVTAEEHNIIGGLGSAVSEVVVANKPVPMEFVGVRDTFGESGTPKELMAKYGLTAKDIVEAVKRVITRK, encoded by the coding sequence ATGGGTAAAGCAACACGTGAAGCATATGGTAATGCGTTAGCTCGCATTGGTAAAGAAAATACAAATATTATCGTATTAGATGCAGATTTATCAAAATCTACTAAAACTGATACATTTAAAAATGTTTGCCCTGAACGTTTCTTTAATGTAGGTATTGCAGAACAAAATTTGATTTCTGTTGGTGCTGGACTTGCAGCAGCTGGTAAAACCCCATTTGTTTCTTCCTTTGCAATGTTTGCAACAGGTCGTGCATTTGAACAAATTCGCAATGCTGTATGTTATCCAAAATTGAATGTAAAAGTTTGTGCTACACATGCGGGTATTACAGTAGGTGAAGATGGTGCTACACATCAAAGCTTGGAAGATATTTCTTGTATGCGTACACTACCTAATATGACAGTAGTAGTACCTGCGGATGAACGTGAAACAGAAGCTGTAGTTGAATGGGCTGCATCCTATGATGGTCCTGTATACGTTCGCTTGGGCCGTGCTGGTGTAGATGATGTAACAGCTGAAGGTTATACTTTTGTACCGGGTAAATCTACTACTTTAGTTGAAGGTTCTGATGTAACAATTATCGCTTGTGGTGCTTTGGTTGGTCCTGCTGTTGAGGCGGCAAAAACCTTAGCTGAATCTAATGTATCTGCACGCGTTATTAATATGGCATCTATCAAACCAATTGATGCAGATGCAATCGTAAAGGCAGCTACTGAAACAGGTGCTATTGTTACAGCTGAAGAACATAATATCATTGGTGGCCTAGGTTCTGCTGTGTCTGAAGTTGTTGTTGCTAATAAGCCAGTACCTATGGAATTCGTTGGTGTTCGAGATACATTTGGGGAGAGTGGTACACCAAAAGAATTAATGGCTAAATATGGCTTAACAGCAAAAGACATTGTAGAAGCAGTAAAACGTGTAATCACTCGTAAATAA
- a CDS encoding S41 family peptidase yields MKFDTRTVLWSLLKYIGSGIVIMWLMFWYLSGSFWGLPRLFVAYYAASQVFMTPMSKATLYDGMLKGLIGSLGEPHSVYLDADEFKSMKMQTSGTYAGVGMVLGHDDKGLYAVSIMEDQPAFKAGIKPGDHIIAIDGQSTSDITVEDASSRIRGEAGTVVALDIERNGETLHFDITRESIVLPTVKSKMLTSTVGYIRISQFAENTADDFETQFKELQSQGMKALVLDLRDNPGGLLSTTEKISNYIMPPGTLVTVQNRAGKKDVYKSNGPEVAMPLVVLVNKGSASASEIIAGAIQDRKLGTILGTNTYGKGTVQTIYPSLDNEGVKVTIAKYHTPNDRVIDGIGIKPDVELDLPKGVNPSSTLDDIQIKKALELLQQ; encoded by the coding sequence ATGAAATTTGATACACGTACGGTGTTATGGAGCCTATTGAAATATATAGGCTCTGGCATCGTTATTATGTGGCTCATGTTTTGGTATCTATCTGGTTCATTCTGGGGGTTACCAAGACTATTTGTAGCCTACTATGCTGCGAGTCAAGTCTTTATGACACCTATGTCTAAAGCTACCCTTTATGATGGTATGTTAAAAGGTTTGATTGGCTCTTTGGGAGAGCCTCATAGTGTTTATTTAGATGCTGATGAATTTAAGTCCATGAAAATGCAAACATCTGGTACTTATGCTGGTGTAGGCATGGTTCTTGGGCATGATGATAAAGGTTTATATGCAGTTAGTATTATGGAAGATCAACCAGCTTTCAAAGCGGGCATTAAACCTGGGGACCATATTATTGCTATCGATGGTCAATCCACAAGTGATATTACTGTAGAAGATGCATCCTCTCGAATTCGCGGTGAGGCGGGTACTGTTGTAGCCCTTGATATAGAGCGCAATGGTGAAACATTGCACTTTGATATCACTCGTGAATCCATTGTGTTACCAACTGTTAAAAGTAAAATGCTCACAAGTACAGTGGGATACATTCGTATCAGTCAATTCGCTGAGAATACAGCTGATGATTTTGAAACACAGTTTAAAGAATTGCAATCTCAAGGTATGAAGGCACTGGTGTTAGATCTCCGTGATAATCCTGGTGGTTTGTTATCTACAACAGAAAAGATTTCTAACTATATTATGCCTCCAGGTACACTAGTAACGGTACAAAATCGAGCTGGTAAAAAAGATGTTTATAAGTCGAATGGCCCAGAAGTAGCTATGCCATTAGTAGTTCTTGTTAATAAAGGATCTGCTAGTGCATCTGAAATTATAGCTGGTGCTATTCAAGACCGTAAACTAGGTACTATTTTAGGTACTAATACATATGGTAAAGGTACAGTTCAAACTATTTACCCTAGCCTTGATAATGAAGGCGTTAAGGTAACTATAGCTAAATACCATACACCAAATGACCGTGTTATTGATGGCATTGGTATTAAACCAGATGTAGAGCTTGATCTACCAAAAGGTGTAAATCCATCTAGTACATTAGATGATATTCAAATTAAAAAGGCATTAGAGTTATTACAGCAATAA
- the yhbY gene encoding ribosome assembly RNA-binding protein YhbY — MTGKQKRYLRSLAATMPPVVQIGKNGLENSVIDSARAALMARELIKVKLHNNSPEDKTIFQELADMLGAELVQVIGFNGVLYKAKKEPKIILPK; from the coding sequence ATGACAGGAAAACAAAAACGGTATTTACGCTCTTTGGCAGCAACAATGCCACCAGTAGTTCAAATTGGTAAAAATGGTTTAGAAAATAGTGTTATTGATAGTGCTCGCGCAGCCTTAATGGCTCGTGAATTAATCAAGGTGAAATTACACAACAATAGCCCTGAAGATAAGACGATTTTCCAAGAGTTAGCCGATATGTTAGGTGCTGAATTAGTCCAAGTCATTGGTTTTAATGGTGTTTTATATAAAGCTAAAAAAGAACCTAAAATTATTTTACCTAAGTAA
- a CDS encoding murein hydrolase activator EnvC family protein: MFMKYNTIKSRLVATILTGIVVLGTPLYIVAEDEDLTNQLDSIQQQVNQQNSIKADAETVIVSVSEQLRQIEEQLRQAQQQLESIQQQRVAVENDITVNEKLLAEAQKRLEGRESVFYKRVRDIYINGRLSYLDVVIGSKDFSDFANRLEILKRIIDADIKLIDEIKKERAEIAARKQALEQSRAKLVELEKAAVAKQAEIEQKKKEREVVLQKAQNDRATAMQAVEELNASSAQITALLKARQAERAAARAAAEAAAAAAAQQSAPSYSWVQGSGQLGWPVSGEITSPYGYRTHPIWGTTIYHSGIDIGVDEGTPVHAADGGTVVWSGWMGGYGYAVVIDHGNGMSTLYGHNSELAVSEGQDVSKGQVIAYAGSTGNSTGPHVHFEVRISGDPVDPMGYL, translated from the coding sequence ATGTTTATGAAATACAACACAATCAAATCTCGTCTGGTGGCAACAATTTTAACAGGTATAGTAGTACTGGGAACACCACTATACATTGTTGCGGAAGATGAGGATTTAACGAATCAATTAGATTCAATTCAACAACAAGTTAATCAACAAAACTCTATTAAAGCTGATGCTGAAACTGTCATTGTAAGCGTATCTGAACAGTTGCGTCAAATTGAAGAGCAATTGCGTCAAGCTCAACAACAGTTAGAGTCTATTCAACAACAACGTGTAGCCGTTGAAAATGATATTACTGTTAATGAAAAGTTACTAGCAGAAGCACAAAAACGTTTAGAAGGACGTGAGTCCGTATTTTATAAGCGTGTACGTGATATTTATATCAATGGTCGTCTAAGTTATTTAGATGTTGTTATTGGTTCTAAAGACTTTAGTGATTTTGCAAATCGACTAGAGATTTTAAAACGCATTATTGATGCTGACATTAAATTAATCGATGAAATCAAAAAAGAACGTGCTGAAATTGCTGCACGAAAGCAAGCTCTTGAGCAATCTCGAGCTAAATTAGTGGAGCTTGAAAAGGCAGCAGTAGCTAAACAAGCTGAAATTGAACAAAAAAAGAAAGAACGGGAAGTCGTTCTTCAAAAAGCACAAAATGATCGTGCCACTGCAATGCAAGCTGTGGAAGAACTCAATGCTTCTTCCGCTCAAATTACTGCACTATTAAAAGCACGTCAAGCGGAACGTGCAGCGGCTCGCGCTGCTGCAGAAGCGGCGGCCGCAGCAGCAGCTCAACAGTCTGCACCAAGTTACTCTTGGGTGCAAGGTTCTGGTCAACTGGGGTGGCCTGTAAGTGGTGAAATTACTTCTCCATATGGTTATCGTACACATCCAATTTGGGGAACAACGATTTATCATTCTGGTATAGATATTGGTGTTGATGAAGGTACACCTGTTCATGCTGCTGATGGTGGTACCGTTGTTTGGTCTGGTTGGATGGGCGGCTATGGTTATGCCGTAGTTATCGACCATGGTAATGGCATGTCCACCCTTTATGGCCATAATTCTGAGCTTGCTGTCTCTGAAGGACAAGATGTATCTAAAGGTCAAGTTATAGCCTATGCTGGTAGCACTGGTAATAGTACTGGGCCACACGTACATTTTGAAGTTCGTATAAGTGGGGATCCTGTGGATCCTATGGGATATTTATAA
- the nadD gene encoding nicotinate-nucleotide adenylyltransferase, whose product MVEKRRIGIIGGTFNPIHLGHLMIAEVACESFNLEKVIFVPAKVPPHKQHDVIDSRHRYAMTAAAVSDNPNFEISDVEMRRGGPSYTVDTIQHFKVLYGPNVEFYFIAGTDTIRALPTWKFIEELLDEVHFIGATRPDGSSAIDETLAILGPKAREKIHLMEVPEMKLSATYLRERLHSGKTVRYMLPKCVVEYIEEHHIYGKE is encoded by the coding sequence ATGGTAGAGAAACGTCGTATAGGAATCATAGGTGGAACATTTAATCCTATCCATTTAGGGCATCTAATGATTGCTGAGGTTGCTTGTGAAAGCTTTAACCTAGAAAAGGTAATTTTTGTACCTGCCAAGGTTCCGCCTCACAAACAACATGATGTAATAGATAGTCGTCATCGATATGCTATGACGGCAGCAGCCGTATCAGATAATCCTAATTTTGAGATTTCTGATGTAGAGATGCGCCGAGGAGGCCCTTCGTATACAGTTGATACTATTCAACATTTTAAGGTCCTTTATGGACCAAATGTTGAATTTTACTTTATCGCTGGTACTGATACAATTCGTGCATTACCAACGTGGAAGTTTATTGAGGAATTATTAGATGAGGTCCACTTTATTGGCGCTACAAGACCTGATGGATCAAGTGCAATTGACGAAACATTAGCAATTTTAGGCCCTAAAGCACGTGAAAAAATACATCTTATGGAGGTTCCTGAGATGAAATTATCTGCTACGTATTTACGAGAACGTCTACACTCTGGTAAAACAGTTCGATATATGTTGCCAAAATGTGTGGTGGAATATATTGAGGAACACCATATTTATGGGAAGGAATAA
- the yqeK gene encoding bis(5'-nucleosyl)-tetraphosphatase (symmetrical) YqeK gives MLSFDEIQLRVSQWLSKKRFKHTLGVVESATHLAKLYGIDVEKARLAALLHDCAKELPLQDMQNLVKSESYDADQELLSNGNLLHGLAGMIRAKKEFSISDDEVLEAIRVHTTGKVHMSTLDKVIFLADYIEPNRDFPGVDELRNVSELDLDKAVLLGFDNTIIHLIEQNLSIYPLTILGRNDVLQSCK, from the coding sequence ATGTTATCATTTGATGAAATACAACTTAGAGTGAGTCAATGGCTGAGCAAGAAACGATTTAAGCATACTCTTGGCGTTGTGGAATCGGCTACTCATTTAGCTAAGCTTTATGGCATTGATGTGGAAAAGGCTAGATTAGCCGCATTACTACATGATTGCGCTAAAGAATTGCCTTTACAGGATATGCAAAATCTTGTGAAAAGTGAATCTTATGATGCTGATCAAGAATTATTAAGTAATGGCAATCTTTTACATGGTTTAGCTGGTATGATTCGAGCAAAAAAAGAGTTTTCTATATCTGATGATGAGGTTTTAGAAGCCATTCGAGTTCATACGACTGGAAAGGTACATATGTCTACGCTAGATAAGGTGATATTTTTAGCAGATTATATTGAGCCTAATCGAGATTTTCCCGGTGTGGATGAGTTGCGTAACGTTTCAGAACTAGATTTAGATAAGGCTGTATTGCTTGGTTTTGATAATACTATTATTCATCTTATTGAGCAAAATTTATCGATTTATCCGTTGACCATTCTTGGTCGTAATGATGTGTTACAATCTTGTAAATAA